One genomic region from Candidatus Binatia bacterium encodes:
- the hflX gene encoding GTPase HflX: MKRVYPKLSGFQERVLLVGAEISARNSGNPPDDNLDELEKLARSAGAEVVGRFVQRLKSITPATLIGKGKVEEIRTYLRETKPDLVIFDEDLTPAQQRNLEAAFELRVIDRSQLILDIFAQRARSNEGKLQVELAQLEYMRPRLTRQWTHLSRLGGGIGTRGPGETQLEVDRRRVRERIATLKRRLQTVERTRLIQRRERLEVPYATVALVGYTNSGKSTLMNALTRAGVIVEDKLFATLDPTIRCLRLSGGDRVMLADTVGFINKIPHSLIEAFKSTLEEVRCADLLLQVVDASHPRCQEQIEVVETVLRDIGAGDTPYILAPNKIDLAPGTGFSRFPANGARAACPISALTGKGLDRLLEAIEKTLDQGKERSAFSFSPSQGSLLALLRSQGRILDETYEENKIHVTALLSPKLAGQMRKWLEQSRSLEG, translated from the coding sequence TTGAAGCGCGTTTATCCAAAGCTCAGCGGATTTCAAGAACGGGTCCTCCTGGTCGGCGCGGAGATCTCGGCGCGGAACTCGGGGAATCCGCCGGACGACAATCTCGACGAGCTGGAAAAACTTGCCCGGAGCGCCGGCGCGGAGGTCGTCGGCCGGTTCGTTCAACGCCTGAAGAGCATCACTCCCGCGACGCTCATCGGCAAAGGCAAAGTGGAGGAGATCCGGACGTATCTTAGGGAGACCAAGCCGGATCTGGTGATCTTCGACGAGGATCTTACGCCGGCGCAGCAGCGCAATCTCGAAGCCGCGTTCGAGCTTCGAGTCATCGACCGCAGCCAGTTGATCCTGGATATCTTCGCGCAGCGGGCGCGCAGCAACGAAGGCAAGCTCCAGGTCGAGCTGGCCCAGCTCGAATACATGCGCCCGCGTCTCACGCGGCAGTGGACGCATCTGTCGCGCCTGGGCGGCGGCATCGGCACGCGCGGACCCGGCGAGACCCAGCTCGAAGTCGACCGCCGGCGCGTGCGCGAGCGGATCGCGACCTTGAAACGGCGCCTGCAAACGGTTGAAAGGACCAGGCTCATCCAGCGCCGCGAGCGGCTCGAAGTTCCCTACGCCACGGTCGCGCTGGTCGGCTACACCAACTCGGGCAAATCGACCTTGATGAACGCGCTTACCCGCGCCGGCGTCATCGTCGAGGACAAGCTCTTCGCCACGCTCGATCCGACCATTCGTTGTCTTCGGCTTTCCGGCGGCGATCGGGTTATGCTGGCGGACACGGTCGGATTCATCAACAAGATTCCCCACTCGCTGATCGAGGCGTTCAAAAGCACGCTGGAGGAGGTCCGCTGCGCCGATCTGCTGCTCCAGGTCGTCGATGCATCGCATCCGCGCTGTCAAGAACAGATCGAAGTCGTCGAGACGGTTTTGCGGGACATTGGCGCGGGCGATACGCCGTATATCCTGGCGCCGAATAAAATCGATCTCGCTCCGGGAACGGGCTTCAGCCGTTTTCCCGCCAACGGCGCGCGCGCGGCCTGTCCGATCTCCGCGCTTACGGGGAAAGGCCTCGACCGGCTTCTCGAAGCGATCGAGAAGACGCTCGATCAGGGGAAGGAGAGAAGCGCGTTTTCTTTTTCTCCGTCGCAGGGCTCCCTCCTTGCCCTGCTCCGGAGCCAGGGCCGTATTCTCGATGAAACCTACGAAGAAAACAAAATCCACGTGACGGCGCTACTGAGTCCGAAGCTCGCCGGCCAGATGAGAAAATGGCTGGAGCAAAGCCGTTCCCTGGAGGGTTGA